One Drosophila kikkawai strain 14028-0561.14 chromosome 3L, DkikHiC1v2, whole genome shotgun sequence genomic window carries:
- the gogo gene encoding uncharacterized protein gogo, translated as MRDSKHLPSKSESQRQSQNVCQPRGAGSILNLSGRRRFLGQTPLIELKDSEGTKEMRKNTKEMAANRRRKKTIALLTSGLKSVVKWKIIVSSIMLLLLSGTSHVLAVRKGRLMSPSTFTALSGDLHVQIQFNGDDISRPSTTTKEERPTTTEHSSADLKTRNNTIMSTLVISKIIDEAEEGPPANYLVPVATTNSSKLVLQRRRKEVVQNIPLFPDPRFNVTQVTVPCQTFLIGGRYEMQVVSNLRKVGKNQSEVTTTLVPSQDERLLQTLDVRWPSAEMIVSPVRLKTYPKNPVEVTLRFPEVNCNQTGSLPLPEFWLELLYCGKERSCSRNMSRSSVLFAEQIRGFPKNKSLRLGCELFGLAGNYAVQLRPMVPIPSQNVPTTRRLLSVDWSDEFVFNVYARSIFPCDPHTGIGVLYEYPGCILEQGDRVRLYAKLRADVASLKPPTSLHYVAEQRVVKSQHSLHFACDLFSEKYVEYCFVYVSQAISGAVADVRMDCVPTLPVSDSDTGGWGPWSEWTPCSTNCLGGTRNRYRFCDSPPPRYGAKFCEGPSVETQKCGKSIADTWDCIYETSGTAITKANSSEVSQEIGPGCRCGCIVHLGSSKPKRIIAGATQSCPGRSFWLVQVDGEESISLALSFLRLPCASQYIKVRDGPSLSSTLLVELNGGGLSLKGGEVPVVVDSSGGQLLVEFSAGDSPATNTSSAAQDGSASCTGGFMATVQQQLATRNSNASTTLVAATRLSGKSRSMTQKTMTHLRFTLVHLSAMIFASIIIIISALLGAQYVVRYRKYHLAVARRQDEGSRLHTPRASLSSLQGPPSRAMSTTTLLSEVIYLVKMRPKHHLRHSILRESVDAENLTSETEFKETDSPGLLAKCDELKEMGSSASMLTLRNERSSPARSLDTGSVIGSPSSGEAELAEASSRVDDSKDSPTDDPLEPASCKDSARDTESIISSGMSSLCNSPPMNSKRLSKYSDRYDAVTLKLLSSRLDESLQDASSLHSVTESLRLGRLGSRSVSSSLTNGCYSPAASVVSTATIRTTSNPKESKEKQNRRRLLARPGSEFSLGNQEELELDYYDYNVINAGSAPGSYLGMDPAYLVWIPPFEEVAEREEDDKTPEPEREPDPERDEREPLYEEIRMPKYGHYLSPASNTESSKSNTADNTPSSEELSPPNSGRPSKATSPCDGGKTLPKQPTPFMSRKQRRQSKQQIQASLSLSAGSLDNEQRAGRSSRTIEIAAVHQKLEADFEPNESMTGSYVEKETAVEKETAVEKSSGDLQEFLALDDIQFADESGSDYEAVNLKQVSQLESKLNQDDVRTKLLRRKEPKSKEVSV; from the exons GTCACGTGCTGGCTGTGCGAAAGGGTCGCCTCATGTCCCCCAGCACATTCACCGCCCTCAGCGGGGACCTGCATGTGCAGATCCAGTTCAACGGCGACGACATCTCCAGGCcatcgacgacgacgaaggaGGAGCGCCCCACCACCACGGAGCACTCGAGCGCCGACTTGAAGACCAGGAACAACACCATAATGAGCACTTTAGTCATTAGCAAAATCATTGATGAAGCGGAGGAGGGCCCGCCGGCGAATTATCTAGTGCCCGTTGCAACCACCAATAGCAGCAAGCTGGTGCTGCAGCGCCGGCGCAAGGAGGTGGTCCAGAACATACCGCTCTTCCCGGATCCCAGGTTCAACGTCACCCAGGTGACAGTGCCCTGCCAGACCTTCCTGATCGGCGGTCGTTATGAGATGCAGGTGGTGAGCAACCTTAGGAAGGTGGGCAAGAACCAGAGCGAGGTAACCACCACACTGGTGCCATCCCAGGACGAGCGCCTGCTCCAGACCCTCGATGTGCGGTGGCCCAGTGCCGAGATGATTGTCAGTCCCGTGCGTCTGAAGACATATCCAAAGAATCCCGTGGAGGTGACCCTGCGCTTCCCCGAGGTCAACTGCAACCAGACGGGCAGCCTGCCGCTGCCGGAGTTCTGGCTGGAGCTCCTCTACTGCGGCAAGGAGCGCAGCTGCAGTCGGAACATGTCCAGGTCCAGTGTGCTCTTCGCGGAACAGATACGTGGCTTTCCGAAGAACAAGAGCCTACGCCTCGGCTGCGAGCTGTTCGGCCTGGCCGGAAACTACGCGGTCCAGCTGCGTCCAATGGTACCCATTCCCTCCCAGAATGTGCCCACCACCCGACGGCTGCTCAGCGTGGACTGGAGCGATGAGTTCGTGTTCAATGTGTACGCCCGCAGCATCTTCCCCTGCGATCCGCACACGGGCATCGGAGTGCTATATGAGTATCCGGGCTGCATCCTGGAGCAGGGTGACCGTGTTCGCCTCTACGCCAAGCTGCGCGCCGATGTCGCCTCGCTGAAGCCACCCACCTCGCTGCACTACGTTGCCGAGCAGCGGGTGGTGAAGAGCCAGCACTCGCTCCACTTCGCCTGCGACCTCTTCTCGGAGAAGTATGTGGAGTACTGCTTCGTCTACGTCAGCCAGGCGATATCCGGAGCTGTGGCTGATGTCCGGATGGACTGCGTCCCCACGCTGCCCGTGAGCG ATTCGGACACTGGAGGCTGGGGACCCTGGAGCGAGTGGACCCCATGTTCTACGAATTGCTTAGGTGGAACGAGGAATCGCTACCGATTCTGTGACTCTCCACCTCCACGATATGGCGCCAAATTCTGCGAG GGTCCTTCAGTAGAGACTCAGAAATGTGGCAAGAGCATCGCCGATACCTGGGACTGCATCTACGAGACCTCGGGCACAGCTATCACCAAGGCAAACAGCTCGGAGGTTAGCCAGGAAATCGGACCTGGATGTCGTTGTGGCTGCATCGTCCATCTGGGCTCCTCGAAGCCCAAAAGGATCATTGCGGGAGCCACGCAGAGCTGTCCCGGTCGCTCCTTCTGGCTCGTACAG GTGGATGGCGAGGAAAGCATTTCTCTGGCCCTCAGCTTCCTTCGCCTGCCCTGTGCCTCCCAGTACATAAAGGTGCGCGACGGACCATCGCTTTCCTCCACGTTGCTGGTGGAGCTCAATGGCGGCGGGCTGAGTCTCAAGGGAGGCGAAGTTCCGGTGGTCGTCGACTCAAGTGGCGGCCAGCTTCTGGTGGAGTTCTCCGCCGGCGATAGCCCGGCAACGAATACATCCTCTGCGGCCCAGGACGGAAGCGCATCCTGCACCGGCGGCTTCATGGCCACTGTGCAGCAGCAGTTGG CAACGAGGAACAGCAACGCCAGCACCACACTTGTTGCGGCTACTCGTTTGTCCGGAAAGAGTCGCTCCATGACCCAAAAAACAATGACCCATCTACGCTTCACCCTGGTCCATCTGAGTGCCATGATCTTTGCCAGCATTATCATCATAATCAGCGCCTTGCTAG GTGCCCAGTATGTGGTGCGCTATCGGAAATATCACCTGGCCGTGGCCCGGCGGCAGGACGAGGGCTCACGCTTGCACACCCCGCGCGCCTCGCTGAGTTCCCTGCAAGGACCCCCTTCGCGAGCCATGTCCACCACTACCCTGCTCTCGGAGGTGATATACTTGGTGAAGATGCGGCCAAAGCACCACCTGAGACACTCCATTCTTCGCGAGAGTGTGGACGCAGAGAATTTGACAAGCGAGACGGAGTTCAAGGAGACGGACTCGCCGGGATTGCTGGCCAAGTG cGATGAACTCAAGGAAATGGGCAGCTCGGCTTCAATGCTTACACTCCGCAACGAGCGATCCTCGCCAGCACGATCCCTGGACACCGGCAGTGTCATTGGCTCTCCCTCCTCCGGGGAAGCCGAACTGGCGGAAGCTAGCAGTCGAGTCGATGACTCCAAGGACTCACCCACGGACGACCCACTGGAGCCGGCCAGCTGCAAGGACAGTGCCCGGGATACGGAGTCCATCATATCCTCCGGCATGAGCTCCTTGTGCAACAGCCCGCCCATGAACAGCAAGCGGCTGAGCAAGTACTCCGATCGCTACGACGCTGTGACCCTGAAGCTGCTCTCCTCCCGACTGGACGAGAGCCTGCAGGATGCCAGCTCCCTGCACTCTGTGACCGAGTCCCTCAGGCTAGGCCGCCTAGGATCGCGCAGTGTCAGCTCTTCCCTGACGAAT GGCTGCTACTCACCGGCCGCCAGTGTGGTCAGCACGGCAACGATCCGAACAACCAGTAATCCCAAGGAGTCCAAGGAGAAGCAGAATCGCAGGAGGCTGTTGGCACGACCTGGATCAGAGTTTTCGCTGGGCAATCAGGAGGAACTCGAGCTGGACTACTACGATTACAATGTGATCAATGCAGGATCGGCGCCGGGCTCATATCTGGGCATGGATCCGGCATATCTGGTATGGATTCCGCCCTTTGAAGAGGTCGCTGAAAGGGAGGAAGATGACAAGACGCCGGAACCGGAGCGGGAGCCTGACCCGGAGCGAGACGAGCGAGAGCCGCTGTACGAGGAGATTCGGATGCCCAAGTATGGACACTATCTAAGTCCCGCCAGCAACACGGAGTCCAGCAAGTCCAACACGGCGGACAATACGCCCAGTTCAGAGGAGCTATCGCCCCCGAACAGTGGACGTCCCTCCAAGGCCACCTCACCCTGTGACGGAGGCAAAACCCTGCCCAAGCAGCCCACTCCGTTCATGTCCAGGAAGCAGCGGCGCCAGTCCAAGCAGCAGATTCAGGCCAGTCTATCCCTTAGCGCCGGATCCCTGGACAACGAACAGCGAGCTGGAAGAAGCTCAAGGACCATTGAGATCGCTGCTGTGCACCAGAAACTGGAGGCTGATTTCGAGCCCAATGAGTCCATGACGGGCTCGTATGTGGAAAAGGAGACGGCCGTGGAAAAGGAGACGGCCGTGGAAAAGTCCTCGGGAGATCTGCAGGAGTTTCTGGCCCTGGACGACATACAGTTCGCCGACGAGAGTGGCAGCGACTACGAGGCTGTGAACCTCAAGCAGGTGTCCCAATTGGAGTCCAAGCTAAACCAAGACGATGTCCGAACGAAGCTGCTGAGAAGGAAGGAGCCAAAGTCGAAGGAGGTGTCCGTGTAA
- the LOC108075005 gene encoding cilia- and flagella-associated protein 157, which yields MPPKPKKEKKDPNKITQVDRTFYELTITDLNQKLARLRSHMTTVDESNIAINEKLKEMEADGVDVAAHLERTLAERNNTITELEERLVEITKVRDEENKMAQDKIGDLEAKYKAMHDQLTSEIKLLNGKLNSLDEFRIQRDVLLAKFDDQEADLKEREKDHKEALYNMEQRAVVEKDALKKEVEQKLLQVSEDFTRSSEIRNAGYTRRLIRENIALQKEIDLLVMSQIKLQQAYTNQKAKHKEMEEQYSALDQIKNELVRNSVNKIKIIEGLTHNYEKLKAKYVEGLRYRKAYEANIQAEKCENVKQKDAFAKLRTLAKRMEILELENHNLGVVHAQHEIEITRLRGVIQEIKCTVRDAIVAEQAAKTFPERLEEANVDERQVIKEVREEAVAVCKLKRSDLLSQLMNIVSSHSEKLPMTPSVASIGSATSSLYAPGKMGFMPKKQRETPYAAFKSEVIDQEPDRSIPEHLQRQRAQDRDSSLLRGEGNTIIDVEFGTTLYVSSSREDDIIEQEEEPLEEPEGSSSTVSVKKPSSEASAPAPATAPLAASASVPDVATPPSGSGTIDTLTRTSKLVPPGGEDGEEEGEEEDFDVQFIY from the coding sequence ATGCCGCCAAAGCCAAAAAAGGAGAAGAAGGATCCTAACAAGATCACCCAGGTGGACAGAACGTTCTACGAGCTGACCATCACGGATCTCAACCAGAAACTGGCCCGCCTGCGCTCCCACATGACCACCGTGGATGAGTCCAACATTGCCATAAATGAGAAGCTGAAAGAAATGGAGGCCGATGGCGTGGACGTGGCCGCCCACTTAGAGCGCACCTTGGCGGAGCGGAACAACACGATAACCGAACTGGAGGAGCGCTTGGTGGAGATCACCAAGGTGCGGGACGAGGAGAACAAGATGGCCCAGGATAAGATCGGAGATCTGGAGGCCAAGTACAAGGCCATGCACGACCAGCTGACTTCCGAGATCAAGCTGCTCAACGGCAAGCTAAACTCCCTGGACGAGTTCCGCATCCAGCGGGACGTCCTGCTGGCTAAGTTCGACGACCAAGAGGCGGATCTCAAGGAGCGAGAGAAGGACCACAAGGAGGCTCTCTACAACATGGAGCAGCGGGCGGTGGTTGAGAAGGATGCCCTCAAGAAGGAGGTGGAGCAGAAGCTGCTCCAAGTCTCCGAGGACTTCACACGCTCAAGCGAGATCCGGAATGCTGGCTACACGCGTCGCCTGATTCGCGAGAACATCGCACTGCAGAAGGAGATCGATCTGCTGGTGATGTCCCAAATCAAGCTCCAGCAGGCCTACACCAACCAGAAGGCCAAGCACAAGGAGATGGAAGAGCAGTACAGCGCTCTGGACCAGATTAAGAACGAGCTGGTCCGCAACTCGGTCAACAAGATCAAGATCATCGAGGGCCTGACCCACAACTACGAGAAACTCAAGGCCAAGTACGTGGAGGGTCTGCGCTACCGGAAGGCCTACGAGGCGAATATCCAGGCGGAGAAGTGCGAGAATGTGAAGCAGAAGGACGCGTTCGCCAAGCTCCGGACTCTGGCCAAGCGCATGGAAATCTTGGAGCTGGAGAACCATAACCTGGGCGTTGTCCATGCGCAGCACGAGATCGAGATCACGCGGCTGCGTGGGGTCATCCAGGAGATCAAGTGCACGGTGCGCGACGCCATTGTGGCGGAGCAGGCGGCCAAAACCTTCCCCGAGCGTTTGGAGGAGGCCAATGTCGATGAGCGCCAAGTGATTAAAGAGGTCCGCGAGGAGGCCGTAGCCGTCTGCAAGCTGAAGCGCAGCGATCTTCTCTCCCAGCTGATGAACATAGTGAGCTCCCATTCGGAGAAGCTGCCCATGACACCGTCAGTTGCCTCTATTGGCAGTGCTACCTCCTCGTTGTATGCACCCGGCAAGATGGGCTTTATGCCCAAAAAGCAGCGCGAGACACCGTACGCCGCCTTTAAGAGCGAAGTCATTGACCAGGAGCCGGATCGCAGCATTCCCGAGCATCTGCAGAGGCAGCGGGCGCAGGATCGGGACAGCTCGCTGCTACGTGGCGAAGGAAATACCATCATTGACGTGGAGTTCGGTACCACGCTATATGTCTCCTCGTCCCGCGAGGATGATATCAttgagcaggaggaggagccactCGAGGAGCCGGAGGGCTCAAGCAGCACCGTGTCCGTAAAGAAACCCAGCAGCGAAGCCAGCGCTCCCGCGCCTGCCACTGCTCCTTTGGCCGCCTCTGCCTCTGTCCCTGATGTCGCGACGCCGCCTAGTGGCAGTGGCACCATAGACACCCTAACCAGAACTTCCAAATTGGTGCCCCCGGGAGGCGAGGATGGCGAGGAAGAAGGAGAGGAGGAGGACTTCGACGTCCAGTTCATCTACTAG
- the LOC121502205 gene encoding DNA ligase 1 has product MDRSTNPTPINQNAKYLPDSISNVLNSIHKLDQGTLAWPTGPRKRTSWTKAISRVPLTGTASSLISNSTPWSKYCERIAKKNTFYQILKASQDQAGLEKSLRRKRIACNCESNPHGDSIYNDIYDIVRTYLEFKTHAQPKADPCPRADSPKVPPPKVPPPVKEIYRVRPRVAETPTLQKYSNGEKWKSKSSEANKPIVEAYRPRGKRYEPKTISLSSFHKTVSKSKRQKSGQDQNITQEFSKESGKVHHDSSTAQSHRKQVKKAQKRNTEIQSKKGNAKESSKLQLRSAKTGPRLKKDARAVQEVILANPKKTKDPHHQDKLQNKTPARKNESKERLILTHISPNVENAQDNQRESLPLQDQSSANKEESKEILKSQNENPIDENHEDNIRGSAKLQNKSKENSKFHYETPKGAHSPENHRRSIRLDNKYTANKETSKGILKLQHKTPKVPYSQDSSKLQNKSLSKFQYESSKAENSQDDPTGRVKFQDKPHTIKPEGLKFKKSSADQHHERIVPKPETKTSKTPVGHIIANQSNNETRRSRRMAVYLPNKFERESMDTFSDKFVSKLLKEMNRIGTKSKRVLANRNSESGSSYVSDLSSAMSQIFSKPRKSTIRKDSKTFFNTRRSLRPIFTNNKASRRSYIQPLSIKSGSSHTSAPASPYIPSNTSSIAPEPVMTSRPSVDRKRFLEMRASRNSVFSSYQEKLKKLKEFLNKHYMDDDAEIDFLDLEGILQSDLLFYPYNEIYNKYKVIEGKDNNVVKQKNKTKPKPLKMEKKSLKSVKKKSACCMCKAMRRPQKEAPFLVEMRRKQKRQELMAYRAQMAMCHEPSQMSNQTRKLAISNLDKKLYFLEDKDIVFSRPKRSNSSIFPSSSKTTTFLKRCSSFTFPKESRQIICS; this is encoded by the coding sequence ATGGATAGGTCAACCAATCCCACTCCCATCAATCAAAATGCCAAATATCTGCCTGACTCGATCTCGAATGTTTTGAACAGCATTCATAAATTGGATCAAGGCACACTTGCCTGGCCCACGGGCCCAAGGAAGAGGACTTCGTGGACCAAGGCAATTTCCCGAGTTCCTCTAACCGGCACCGCATCTAGTCTGATTTCAAATTCTACGCCTTGGTCAAAGTATTGTGAAAGGATTGCCAAGAAAAATACCTTCTATCAGATTCTGAAGGCCAGTCAGGATCAAGCCGGCTTGGAAAAGTCCCTCAGACGCAAGAGAATCGCCTGCAACTGTGAAAGCAATCCTCATGGTGACAGTATCTACAATGACATATATGATATCGTAAGAACGTATCTTGAATTCAAAACGCATGCTCAACCGAAAGCTGACCCATGCCCAAGAGCCGACTCTCCGAAAGTACCTCCCCCGAAAGTGCCTCCTCCGGTGAAGGAAATTTATAGGGTGCGACCTAGGGTTGCGGAGACCCCAACTCTGCAGAAGTATTCCAATGGTGAAAAATGGAAATCAAAGTCTTCTGAAGCAAACAAACCCATAGTAGAGGCCTATAGACCTCGAGGGAAGCGCTATGAGCCCAAAACTATTTCCCTAAGTTCGTTTCACAAAACAGTTTCCAAGTCAAAACGTCaaaagtcaggccaggaccaaaATATAACCCAAGAGTTCTCGAAGGAGAGTGGCAAGGTTCATCACGACTCTTCGACAGCTCAAAGTCACAGAAAACAAGTAAAAAAAGCTCAGAAACGTAATACAGAGATCCAGTCGAAAAAAGGTAATGCCAAGGAAAGTTCCAAGCTTCAACTGAGGTCTGCTAAAACAGGTCCTCGTCTTAAAAAAGATGCAAGGGCAGTTCAAGAAGTAATCCTTGccaacccaaaaaaaactaaagacCCACATCACCAGGACAAGCTTCAGAATAAAACCCCTGCTAGGAAAAACGAATCAAAGGAAAGACTAATACTTACACATATATCTCCCAATGTCGAAAATGCCCAGGATAATCAAAGAGAAAGCCTTCCGCTCCAAGATCAATCTTCTGCTAACAAAGAGGAATCAAAGGAAATATTGAAATCTCAAAATGAAAATCCCATAGATGAAAATCACGAGGATAATATTAGGGGAAGTGCCAAgcttcaaaataaatcaaaggaaaattcaaaatttcatTATGAAACTCCCAAAGGTGCACACTCGCCGGAAAATCACAGGAGAAGTATCAGGCTTGACAATAAATATACCGCTAACAAAGAGACGTCAAAAGGAATATTAAAACTTCAACATAAAACTCCCAAAGTCCCATATTCCCAGGACAGTTCCAAGCTTCAAAATAAATCACTTTCTAAATTTCAATATGAATCTTCCAAGGCTGAAAATAGCCAGGATGATCCCACAGGAAGAGTCAAGTTTCAAGATAAACCTCATACAATCAAACCGGaaggtttaaaatttaaaaaatcttctgCAGACCAGCATCACGAAAGAATTGTTCCTAAACCTGAAACCAAAACCTCTAAAACCCCTGTGGGTCACATAATTGCAAATCAAAGCAATAATGAGACCAGAAGAAGCCGTCGAATGGCAGTCTACTTACCCAACAAATTTGAAAGAGAATCGATGGATACTTTTAGTGATAAATTTGTCTCTAAGCTTTTGAAAGAAATGAATAGAATCGGAACAAAATCGAAAAGGGTCCTTGCGAATAGAAACAGTGAATCGGGTTCTTCTTATGTTTCCGATTTATCTTCGGCAATGAgtcaaatattttctaaaccAAGAAAAAGCACTATTCGAAAAGACAGTAAGACGTTTTTTAATACACGACGAAGTTTGAGACCAATATTTACCAATAATAAAGCAAGTCGAAGAAGCTATATTCAACCGCTCAGCATTAAGAGTGGATCATCGCACACATCGGCACCCGCGTCCCCCTATATTCCATCCAATACTTCCAGTATTGCACCCGAGCCAGTCATGACATCCAGACCTTCCGTAGACAGGAAACGCTTTTTGGAAATGCGGGCCAGCAGGAATAGCGTTTTTTCCAGTTACCAGGAGAAGCTGAAGAAGTTGAAAGAGTTTTTGAATAAGCATTACATGGACGACGATGCAGAAATAGACTTCCTGGACCTTGAGGGTATACTACAGAGCGACTTACTTTTCTATCCGTATAATGAAATATACAACAAGTACAAAGTCATTGAGGGTAAAGATAATAATGTCGTTAAGCAAAAGAACAagacaaagccaaagccattGAAAATGGAGAAGAAAAGCTTAAAGTCTGTAAAGAAGAAGTCGGCTTGTTGCATGTGCAAGGCGATGCGGCGTCCACAGAAGGAGGCACCGTTCTTGGTGGAAATGAGGAGAAAGCAAAAACGGCAGGAATTGATGGCCTatcgtgcccaaatggcaatGTGCCATGAGCCCAGTCAGATGTCGAATCAAACTCGGAAACTTGCAATATCCAATTTGGACAAGAAACTATATTTTCTGGAAGATAAAGACATTGTTTTTAGCCGCCCCAAGAGGAGTAATTCCTCTATTTTCCCTTCGTCAAGTAAAACCACAACATTTCTCAAGAGATGTAGTTCTTTTACTTTTCCCAAGGAAAGTAGACAAATTATTTGTTCCTGA
- the rdgC gene encoding serine/threonine-protein phosphatase rdgC, whose amino-acid sequence MLRSCVCLRTDDGGKRRSSSVEDASSCRSSEIERVGASMQTLGPNGQPQATAAQTSTRASSLLQLFQRRGWCKHFRKPLRGMSASRAEKTIRAAIFIQKWYRRHQARREMQRRCNWQIFQNLEYASEQDQAELYKFFNDLIKHMPQAAGRKNQYQGSAHVSVLEEKDDLVEEFGDIVNAKIELPIRKNHIDLLIDVFRKKRGNRLHPKYVALILREAAKSLKQLPNISPVSTAVSQQVTVCGDLHGKLDDLLVVLHKNGLPSSSNPYVFNGDFVDRGKRGLEVLLLLLSLYLAFPQAVFLNRGNHEDSVMNARYGFIREVESKYPRNHKRILAFIDEVYRWLPLGSVLNSRVLIVHGGFSDSTSLDLIKSIDRGKYVSILRPPLTDGEPLDKTEWQQIFDIMWSDPQATMGCVPNTLRGAGVWFGPDVTDNFLQRHRLSYVIRSHECKPNGHEFMHDNKIITIFSASNYYAIGSNKGAYIRLNNQLMPHFVQYISAASQTKRLSFKQRMGIVESSALKELAVRMRDHRDELEDEFRKCDTKDSGYISISNWCLVMEKVTKLGLPWRLLRDKLAPGTDSQKVNYYRTLDLLDTDVILEAEADGTSVMDALYANKASLVAIFNIIDADNSGEITLDEFETAIDLLVAHMPGAYSKAEMLEKCRMMDLNGDGKVDLNEFLEAFRLSDLHRKQQQDENIRRRSTGRPVAAKTASDPVTLLADKISKNTLVVEHDIDPTDCEAKVIDPKKST is encoded by the exons ATGTTACGCAGCTGCGTATGCCTGCGCACCGACGACGGCGGGAAGCGGCGCAGCTCCTCCGTGGAAGACGCCTCCTCGTGCCGCTCGTCGGAAATAGAGCGCGTGGGCGCCAGCATGCAGACGCTGGGCCCCAATGGACAGCCGCAGGCCACTGCCGCACAGACGAGCACTAGGGCGTCCAGTCTGCTGCAGCTCTTCCAGCGGCGAGGTTGGTGCAAGCACTTCCGCAAGCCGCTCCGTGGCATGAGCGCTTCCCGGGCCGAAAAGA CCATCCGAGCGGCTATATTCATCCAGAAATGGTATCGCAGGCATCAGGCCCGTCGCGAAATGCAGAGGCGTTGCAACTGGCAGATCTTCCAGAACCTGGAGTATGCCAGCGAACAGGACCAGGCTGAG CTATATAAATTCTTCAATGACCTCATTAAGCATATGCCCCAGGCGGCGGGCAGAAAGAATCAGTACCAAGGATCGGCCCATG tttcCGTATTGGAGGAAAAGGATGACCTCGTGGAGGAGTTTGGGGACATTGTGAATGCCAAAATTGAGTTGCCAATACGAAAGAACCATATTGATCTCTTGATTGATGTCTTCCGCAAGAAAAGG GGAAACCGTTTGCATCCCAAATATGTGGCACTTATCCTACGCGAAGCTGCCAAATCTTTAAAGCAGCTGCCCAATATTTCACCCGTATCCACGGCTGTATCCCAACAGGTTACAGTGTGTGGCGATCTTCACGGCAAGTTGGACGACCTTCTTGTGGTGCTACATAAG AACGGTCTTCCCTCTTCTTCCAATCCCTACGTGTTCAATGGCGACTTCGTGGACAGGGGCAAGCGTGGCCTGGAGGTGCTGCTTCTCCTGCTCTCACTCTATTTGGCCTTTCCCCAGGCCGTATTTCTTAATCGGGGCAACCACGAGGACAGTGTCATGAATGCCCGCTATGGTTTTATACGCGAGGTGGAGAGCAAGTATCCT CGAAATCACAAACGCATTCTGGCCTTCATCGATGAAGTCTATCGATGGCTTCCCCTGGGCTCTGTTCTCAATAGTCGAGTGCTCATCGTTCACGGAGGCTTCTCGGATAGCACCAGCCTGGATCTTATCAAGAGCATTGATAGGGGCAAG TATGTGTCTATTTTGCGGCCACCACTCACAGATGGCGAGCCCCTAGACAAGACCGAGTGGCAGCAG ATCTTTGATATTATGTGGAGCGATCCCCAGGCCACAATGGGCTGTGTTCCCAACACTCTGCGCGGAGCTGGCGTCTGGTTTGGTCCGGATGTCACCGATAACTTCCTGCAGCGCCACCGACTCAGCTACGTGATTCGATCCCACGAATGCAAACCCAATGGTCACGAGTTCATGCATGACAACAAG ATAATTACCATTTTCTCGGCCTCCAATTACTATGCCATTGGATCCAACAAGGGCGCCTATATCCGGCTGAACAATCAGCTAATGCCCCATTTCGTTCAGTATATATCAGCGGCCTCGCAGACGAAGAGGCTCTCCTTTAAGCAGCGCATGGGCATCGTGGAAAGCTCTGCGCTCAAGGAGCTGGCGGTGCGGATGCGCGATCACCGGGATGAGCTAGAGGATGAGTTCAGGAAGTGCGACACCAAGGATAGCGGCTACATATCCATCTCGAACTGGTGTCTGGTGATGGAGAAGGTCACCAAGCTGGGGCTGCCCTGGCGACTCTTGCGCGATAAGCTGGCCCCAGGCACGGACAGCCAGAAGGTGAACTATTACCGGACACTGGATCTGCTAGACACGGATGTGATT TTGGAAGCCGAGGCTGATGGCACTTCGGTAATGGATGCTTTGTATGCCAACAAGGCCAGTTTAGTGGCCATTTTCAACATTATTGATGCGGATAATTCAG GGGAGATAACCCTCGATGAGTTTGAAACTGCAATTGATTTGCTGGTGGCCCACATGCCGGGTGCCTATTCCAAGGCGGAAATGCTGGAAAAGTGCCGAATGATGGATCTGAACGGTGATGGCAAGGTGGATCTAAACGAGTTCCTGGAGGCTTTCAGGCTGAGCGATCTGCAccgaaagcagcagcaggacgagAACATAAGGCGCCGATCAACAGGCAGACCCGTTGCGGCCAAGACGGCATCGGATCCTGTGACTCTGCTGGCGGACAAAATCTCAAAGAACACTTTAGTTGTGGAGCACGACATCGATCCCACGGACTGTGAGGCAAAAGTAATAGATCCCAAAAAGTCGACTTAA